TGGGCGATGACAACACCCACAAGATCATGGCGGACTACACCACCGAGAACCGCCTGCACATGGCTTACTCCTTTGACCTGTTGTCGGAAGATTGCAGTGCAGAGTTCCTGCGGGAAACCCTGGAAAAGAACCGCCGCGTTATTGAGGAAGGCTGGCCCTGCTGGTCCATCTCCAACCACGATGTGCCGCGCTCCTTCAGCCGCTGGAACAAGGGCTTCGACCGCGAGACCGCGCTGGCCCGCGCCCCGCTGTTCCTGCTGATGCAGCTGATGTTGCGCGGCAGTGTGTGCCTGTACCAGGGCGAGGAACTGGGTCTGCCGGAAGCGGAGGTGGCGTTCGAGGATCTGCAGGACCCTTACGGCATCAACCTGTGGCCGGAGTTCAAGGGCCGCGACGGTTGCCGCACCCCCATGCCCTGGTTCAATGGTGGCGAGGTCAACGCGGGGTTCTCCAGGGCAAAACCCTGGCTGCCGGTAGCGGAAGAGCACTATCACCTTGCGGTTTCCGTACAGGAAGACGACAAGCACTCGATGCTGAACCGGTTCCGCGCGTTGCTGGACTGGCACGCCGCGCTGTCGCCGGCACTGGCCACTGCCGAGCAGAACATTGTCGATACCGGCGATGACCTGCTGGTGTTCGAGCGCAGTGTTCAAGATCAAGGGGTCGAACAGGAACGCTATTTTGTAGCCCTGAACCTGGGTCAGACGGCAGCGGAATACACTCTGCCGGCACCGTTTGTGGGCGCCGAAGACATCACCCCAGCGGGTTTTTCCGGCAGTGTGGACGGCAATCTACTCACCCTGCCGGTCGCTGGCGCGCGGGTTTTTCGTCACAGTTAAGCGTTAATTGATGAGTCCAATGCCAATGATCGGGCTCAGTTGAAAATTTGGCGGTTACTTTATCGAGCGGGCCGAACCGAGGCCCACGAGCGTACTCAAACCTGTACCTCTCGATAAAAACGTCGATTTGGTTGCTCTCTCGTCAAAGCAAGTATCCAGACCCCTTCTGGATTTTCAGGCCGGCTGTTTAGCCGGCCTTTTTTCTGCCCCCCGCCGGCTCTCCACCAACACCATCCAGGAACATTTCCCCTTTGCAATAAGCCGAATTCGGCTCATTCCATTTAAATGTAATAGGCGCCAAAGCCTAACCCTACCATGCCTCTCACTTGCCACAGGTGCATCTCTCGAAGTTCGCTGGAAGCTTACTCGAGCCTTGCGCGAACCTAGAGAGATCCACTCTGAGGCGGGCTCATCCCGCGGCCAAACCGGGACACACCGGCGCGCCGCATTGGGGAAATTCAAAGGTACTGTTTGTGCACGTCCGGTGCAGGACCTCGCTCGTCCTGAATTTGACCGGAAATTCGGCTACACGGCCAACCCAACAATGGGTAACCGAAGCCAGCACACAACGGCCTGCAATTGGCTCGCAAGAGCAGATGAGGTACGCATGCAAACTTTCACTTCCCTGATTAAGAAAATGCTTGTTGGCAGCAGCCTGGTACTCGCCACCACGGCAGCCTTTGCGCCGGTAGCACAGGCCGGTGATTATCCCTACCCCTATCAGCAACACAGATCCATGACCGATGGCAGTGCCTGGTGGCGCCGGGATGTGGTGGGCGGAACACCGCATATCATCATCGA
The Microbulbifer celer DNA segment above includes these coding regions:
- a CDS encoding alpha-amylase family glycosyl hydrolase; this translates as MSGNTISEHNGEWWRNCVIYQIYPRSFCDANGDGIGDLQGICQKLEYVKSLGVDAIWISPFFKSPMADFGYDVSDYRDVDPIFGNLDDFDRVIETAHTLGLKVIIDQILSHASDQHPWFEESRSSRDNPKADWFVWADANPDGSAPNNWMSNFGGSAWRWCTRRRQYYLTNFLKEQPDLNLHNPEVQEQLLADLKFWLDRGVDGFRLDAINHAFHNPSLENNPPRPLKLDDNGLPPVNTYEHQWHIHDKSQPENLVFLQRVRALMDQYPGSTTVGEVGDDNTHKIMADYTTENRLHMAYSFDLLSEDCSAEFLRETLEKNRRVIEEGWPCWSISNHDVPRSFSRWNKGFDRETALARAPLFLLMQLMLRGSVCLYQGEELGLPEAEVAFEDLQDPYGINLWPEFKGRDGCRTPMPWFNGGEVNAGFSRAKPWLPVAEEHYHLAVSVQEDDKHSMLNRFRALLDWHAALSPALATAEQNIVDTGDDLLVFERSVQDQGVEQERYFVALNLGQTAAEYTLPAPFVGAEDITPAGFSGSVDGNLLTLPVAGARVFRHS